The DNA segment TACAATAAAAGTCATATTTGTGCAAGAAGCAAAAGGTACAGAAGCAGCATGGGATGAAATGAAATACGTATTAGCATACCTGAGCTTTCTGGGTGTCTTTACTGCATACTTCCCTCAGGCTGTGGATCTTCACTTTCAGCTGCTGTGTCTCTCTGGAGATCTCTTGGATTTTGTCTGCCATCTTCTCCCGTTTGTGATGGATTTGGTTACACTGTCTGTGTTTGGAATGATGCAAGAGATATAAGACCAGAGTAACCGACATTTCACTTGCTCAGAGGGTGGCTAATACTCATGGTGGACATGAATGTCATATTCATTTAAGGGTGGAATGATGATACAATGTGGCATCTTCAGTGGTTTTTAGTTTGTCTGACTATACTGAACAAATCAGTGAAGTACAAAAATCGCACAAAATTGAGTAGACAAGATGATTACATCATTGTTTGATGAGGGTGAGTTCGAGAAAGTTCGACTTTCACTGTctcagcacacaactatggtgcattcaaggaccccCGGGgaacaatgaaacaaaatggaATACTATGGGCtttctaaaaatgtatgtttccaATAAAACAACAGTCCTTATTGTATACACTACAATGTAGTCAGTTGATCCAAATCCTGTCGATCCTCTAAAGACGTTGTGTACAGACAGGAAGTAACGTATGACCAGTCAACCAATCCCAGCCTTCAAGGTCAGCTGGAGGAGTTTTGTTTAAGAGGTGCAATAAAAAGCGTGGCTGAGAGCAGCAATGTAAACAATTCGAAAAGTAGGAAAAATATGTAGACAGTTCTGGAATTGGGTGCACAAGTTATTAATTGGTTATTGATTTGTTGGAAATTTGTTATTACAAATGAGTGAAGACGGAAAGAGATTAAAAAATGAGTgttgcatactgtacatacccCAACACATCTTCAACATGTTGCTCCTTGATCTCCCTCTTCTTCTGCCTACGAATGCTCTGCTTGGACTCCTTGTCCAGCTTCATCCTTAAAGATCGCCCCAGCTGTGCTTCCTCGTTGCACAGGTTCTTCCTCTCCTTCTGCCTTTTCTCCTCAAGCTGCATCAGGCTGGATATCTGGACACGTGTGTTAGCACTCACATGTCAGTCAAGAGAGTATGCTTCATTTGGAATAATCAACTTTACAGCACAAAATAGCATTTGTAATATTAGATACTCTATACTGTATTGCCAAAAGAACTTTTGACCTGACCTTATAGCATTTCAGGAAGAATGGTCAGGAATGGTCATAAACACCTAAAGCTTGTGATGAGCCTTCCCAGAAAGAATAAAGAATGGGCAAATGTCATATGAAAGCTTATGGGATGCCACTAAGTTCACATATGAAGGCAAGTGAGCTCATCCACTTGGTAACATTATAGTGTACAGTATTTTGATCCTTTCTGTAGCCTTTTCTTGGTTTTTAGCATGAGTATAACTTTGTGTTACAGTATAATTTACAATGGGGGTTGAATCATTgcgagtacagtaatccctcaccacttgGCTATTCAAAATTGCAGTTTCCCTCAGTTTTAATTCATAGATTGTGCTGTCTCATAGTTGAATACAGcctgttattagtcaaaaatatgtatattgaaaCTAATTTTAAAGAGGacttattatgcttatttttgtattgagttgtggacccctATAGACACACAATGACCAGCACAGAAAGATTTATAgtccttccagaatctacacctattcagctgtatttctttggatttcgtggttcctgtgaaaacggtctgttttaaggCATTGTGTCTGTTATGGTCTGTCACACTGCCagtgcatagaaagagttcCAGTTTGTGGAACTGTGTAGGAGTTGATGAACGGTATAAGAGTTGACAAATGGCGATTTCGCCCACTGGCCAATTGCATAGAAACACTttcggtttgtgccgctaaccacataggagttgataaatggtATAGAAGCTGAGAATaagcaatttatctttttaaaaagcTTTGACATTCAACCATACGTATTGGACcctgaatccgatccggaagtaaagacaggacagtctgaagtttctcaagaaaagaggttacttcaagaggtctctcaatggtaagtagctttagcaagTTTAGCAAgcattttctacagcattggtATTAAGTAAAAACCATGGAAAGAGCTACTAATtgtggtggcgtctttaggaattgtaaacaaatgtggctttcccttttGAGGCATTGCTAAACTGAGGtcttctctgtgacatcacaaaaggaacagttttaccacaccttttgaaatagAGCGTTTTTTGAGTCATCCTTTCAggcttcacttccaaatgtgcaaacctcatctcatactttggcattgtttaacacgagaatacaacattgtaactacatttataggtcagagaaGTGGAAAGTATTTGATGCTTCAGTAAAgcattttctaaaataaaatggctaactgaagtaaaatacaattaagGCGTTCAGAATAAGCATTTAAatacaatgtagtattctacacaggtcagcaggtgtcagtaatgttactgtcatgTTTGCATCAGACTTGATGgacagaacaacaggcttttatttgaGGTTGAAATATTCTCACCACAGGTAGagtaatccctaataaaaacacgagCTACTTCAAACTCACACTAAACTTAAACTCAATTGTGACccttgatgtcacttcctgtccgcccgggGACTCCCCTCGGGACAACATTTATAGCACATAAGCACaagtatttatgtcttaaatggcctaTTTACCCTTattatgactactatattgggtaatgggagcgTAAAaatgactggggggggggggggggggttacttcATGTTTCACAGCTGGGAGCAATTAACCACCAtacataaatgagggattactgtacaataTATGAAGGAATTGGAAATGTATACAGTTGAAATATGTTGGACCAAGAtattaaactaataataataagatgttGAAAACCACCTTAGCATATCTTGAGCACCACTGCAGTGGTTTTATAGTGTTTAACAGAAAAGCTAATTGTTGATCATATCATCACCACATTCTGGAATGGTTACATATGTTCATGCTTATGTGTCCATACCTCCTCCTGCCACTGCTTGCTGTTGTTCATGCTGCTTTCCAGGTCCTGCAGCAGATTATGCATTTGCTGGATCTCCACATCGGTGTAGCCCACTCTCTGCACCATGTTTTGCAGCTCCACGACACACTCATCGGTTTGTTCCTGATAAAACGTTCATATTTGTAAGACTTGCAAATGCACGTCTCTCTCATTCGCCGTCTCGTCAAACAATTTAGCACTCACGATGGAGCTCTTAATGTTCTTGACGTTTGTCCTCATGATCTCCATTTGGCTCTTCAGCTCCTCTGGTGATTCGACAATTTGAGACTTACACTTGGCTATGTCATCCTTCAGGTTGCAAACATCCGTCTTCATCTgggcctacacacacacacaacgctaAAGTACACTAGTCGAGTTTGGCACAAGCTTTGTCGTGATAGTTTGGTGTCATACCAGTTTATAGGTTTTTTCTGCATTGATGCTTTTCCACTCTGTGATGCTATCCTTCTTTGTATTCTGAAAGACAATGGTCAAGTCCGTCAGTACAAGAAGTGTATTTCTGCATGCAACCGTTTCTTCATCACCTACCACTTCCTGGTATTCATGCATTGTGGTGGCTTGCAGCTCCGAGAAGGCAGCTGCCAGCTCGTCGGCCTCAGCCTTCTGCTCAGGAGGGATGGTCCTGATCAAGTGCACAAATCAAGCGATTACAAGGCTGACGTCGGTGACAGTGTAGTCTTCGATTAACCAAACATGATGTGAGTTTCAGTGCAGACAAATTCAAGTGTGAACGCAATCATCCCAACCACCACTGAAAGTTTAAATTTTTCTCCgtaatttttttcccctgcagaaaACATGTACCACTGTTAGAAAAAGCCCATGTttacaaacatacatatttgtcttagtgcaatgataatgttttttcattaaGCCATAACATTTTAAACCTGTACTGTGCATTTAGCTTGTCTGTCACTCGTGAACAATGGCAATCGAGGAGAGAAGCTGATCTAATGATTGTAAGTCACATAAATTGCAAATGTAGATCTGAAATCAGAAGAGAACAtcaatgtcacttttttttgcagtcctAAAAAATAGGAGTCAAATGATGTGGTTCCATCACTAGCATGTCACAAATGCTGCTCCATCAGGTCCTTACTTTATGCACATGTTTTGATATGATGGTAAAACACCATCATACCAATATGAAACTGTACCAAAGTGTATCtagtatttatttgtactttttgggTCTGGACCAGAGCACTGAATTACACATATGAACACAGCCGTCGAGAGAGCAGGTTTACTTTAGACAAGATTCCGATTCCAAGTAACCGACTGTAAATCTTCCACTTATTGTCAAGTTGTAGTTTCTTACTCTTACTCAGGTGACTACAAAACAGAACGTGTGCCTGTTTGGCGCGTGCCAGTCCAGTGTTGGTATGATGGCATTCATAGTGTGTACATAACCATGTTTCATCAAGGCTTACGTCAGCATCTCTATTTTTGTTTCTGCTTCTTGGTTTTCTTTTGCATATGCTTGCATCCTGTCCACATCTGCCCTCTGTcaataaacacagaaaaaaaagttagttcTATATCCTAAGTAGTGCATATTCCTGTGATACTGACCCCactttattttttagttatCGTAATGAAGCAAACACATCTGGTATTGTCAgcatgaaatatttagaaacatTTAAATGATTCTCAACAATATACTGTAGTGTTTTGTATGTAGTAAATTAATATCTAAGTATGAGGTCACAGCTAGAAAACTATGTCATTTTGTATGCTTGTTAGGTCAAGTACAGTTCTACTCATTGTAGAACTAGTATGTAAATTGTTTCATTTGACAATTGATATTGGTAGGATGCATTGATAAACTACTGGTCTTATCAAAACACTGCTATTGGTAGTAACAATTGGGGTTGGACTGCACATAGACACTGTAGACAGGTCAAAAGACGAGACGTCTTAATTCCACTGTCCTAAGAATATGTATtaggtcaaaaatgaatgaacatttaacacgTACATGTACAGAAATATGCAGGCGACACGGCCATCGTGGGATGTATCAGGAATGGACAAGAGGATGAGTACAGAAAACACTTAGTCAGCTGGT comes from the Doryrhamphus excisus isolate RoL2022-K1 chromosome 18, RoL_Dexc_1.0, whole genome shotgun sequence genome and includes:
- the nuf2 gene encoding kinetochore protein Nuf2, whose amino-acid sequence is MSENTFPVHTADAIVSFYRSEVLTGQEAKHFSKSDLTPSPKPEVIQMLYMRVLHLLYRFRPECHSMVPLVENIQFPMYHEVTTAIMSIYIRMQQFLPMCFVYDFSLNDLLAPKKQKQLTILSAIMNFLQFRKMRLNMTQEKHDKFRADVDRMQAYAKENQEAETKIEMLTTIPPEQKAEADELAAAFSELQATTMHEYQEVNTKKDSITEWKSINAEKTYKLAQMKTDVCNLKDDIAKCKSQIVESPEELKSQMEIMRTNVKNIKSSIEQTDECVVELQNMVQRVGYTDVEIQQMHNLLQDLESSMNNSKQWQEEISSLMQLEEKRQKERKNLCNEEAQLGRSLRMKLDKESKQSIRRQKKREIKEQHVEDVLGQCNQIHHKREKMADKIQEISRETQQLKVKIHSLREVCSKDTQKAQAMYDTLCAAMEKLHGRIEKHCVDLKQDLTKMSSSF